One genomic segment of Pandoraea sputorum includes these proteins:
- a CDS encoding DUF302 domain-containing protein: protein MTTEATQANESAASAGHAHPASVTSLRSPVDFYATLTRVIDALKQHGMTIFADIDQSAAAASAGTSLRPTRLVLFGNPKGGTPVMAANPHAGLELPLKVMVWAASADDVRVDFLNPGPSLSALYGIDSAQVAGFGGVVKLLEAALLRASD, encoded by the coding sequence ATGACCACCGAAGCCACTCAAGCCAACGAATCTGCCGCATCCGCCGGCCATGCGCATCCGGCGAGCGTTACGTCGCTACGCAGCCCGGTCGACTTCTACGCTACGCTCACACGCGTGATCGATGCGCTCAAGCAGCACGGCATGACCATCTTCGCCGACATCGACCAGAGCGCGGCGGCGGCCTCGGCGGGGACATCGCTGCGTCCGACCCGGCTCGTGCTGTTCGGTAATCCGAAGGGCGGTACGCCCGTCATGGCCGCAAACCCCCATGCAGGACTGGAATTGCCATTGAAAGTGATGGTGTGGGCGGCAAGCGCCGACGATGTACGGGTGGATTTCCTGAATCCCGGACCCTCGCTGAGCGCGCTGTACGGCATCGACTCCGCGCAGGTGGCGGGGTTCGGCGGCGTGGTGAAACTGCTGGAAGCAGCGCTCTTGAGAGCGTCAGACTGA
- a CDS encoding CopD family protein — protein sequence MLYLWIKAVHLIAVITFIAGLVTMALGGRLAQPEWRRVARRADYALASPALIVVWITGPTLAIMANWWHAPWLMAKLVFVIVLSALHGRLSATLRRLERDESTQPPAVFGRALPVTLISMAIVVALVIVKPF from the coding sequence ATGCTCTATCTCTGGATCAAGGCGGTGCACCTGATCGCGGTCATCACGTTCATTGCGGGGCTTGTGACGATGGCGCTGGGCGGGCGTCTGGCGCAGCCCGAGTGGCGCCGCGTGGCGCGACGGGCGGACTACGCACTGGCGTCGCCCGCATTGATCGTGGTGTGGATCACGGGGCCGACGCTCGCCATCATGGCCAACTGGTGGCACGCCCCCTGGCTCATGGCGAAGCTTGTTTTCGTGATCGTTCTATCGGCGTTACACGGTCGGTTGTCGGCCACATTGCGGCGTCTGGAGCGCGACGAGAGCACGCAGCCACCTGCAGTGTTCGGACGTGCGCTGCCCGTCACCCTCATTTCGATGGCGATCGTCGTCGCGCTCGTGATCGTCAAACCGTTCTGA
- a CDS encoding dienelactone hydrolase family protein gives MSGRRHFPPFDGATSVSNSQWIRVETVDGAFDAYLALPPNGKTANAQGVVLVQEIFGVNEHIRGVADQYAMDGYVVLAPDIFWRSAPRVELGYSGDDWGRAMELRKAVDVEKAVKDVEATVKALRGKLDAGAKVAAIGYCFGGLLSYLSAARGLVDAAVPYYGGGIHNYLSEAANLNVPTQFHYGALDSHITPDIVTQVSDAVKSRPNTEVFVYPNADHGFNCWSRESYHQPSAALAHGRALEFLAKSFAK, from the coding sequence ATGTCAGGGCGCAGGCATTTCCCCCCTTTTGATGGAGCAACTTCCGTGTCGAACAGTCAATGGATTCGTGTTGAAACCGTGGATGGCGCCTTCGATGCCTATCTGGCATTGCCGCCGAATGGTAAGACGGCCAACGCCCAGGGCGTCGTGCTGGTGCAGGAAATCTTCGGCGTGAACGAGCACATTCGTGGCGTGGCCGATCAGTACGCGATGGACGGTTATGTCGTGCTCGCACCGGACATCTTCTGGCGCTCGGCACCGCGCGTCGAACTCGGCTACTCGGGCGACGACTGGGGCCGTGCGATGGAACTGCGCAAGGCGGTCGACGTCGAGAAGGCGGTGAAGGATGTCGAAGCGACGGTAAAGGCGCTGCGCGGCAAGCTGGATGCGGGTGCCAAGGTCGCCGCCATTGGCTACTGCTTCGGTGGACTGCTGTCGTACCTGAGCGCCGCACGCGGTCTGGTCGACGCTGCCGTGCCGTACTACGGCGGCGGCATTCACAACTATCTGAGCGAAGCGGCCAACCTCAACGTGCCGACGCAGTTCCACTACGGCGCGCTCGACAGCCACATCACGCCGGACATCGTCACGCAGGTGAGCGACGCGGTGAAGTCGCGTCCGAACACCGAAGTGTTTGTGTACCCGAACGCAGATCACGGCTTCAACTGCTGGTCGCGCGAGTCGTACCATCAGCCGTCGGCCGCGCTGGCTCACGGCCGTGCGCTCGAATTCCTGGCGAAGTCGTTCGCGAAGTAA
- a CDS encoding DUF4148 domain-containing protein, whose protein sequence is MKRTLITSALVSAMLAVSAGSAFASDAFDGPSEFSWVPQTSALSRAQVRDELIQAQQAGLVVQHDAVYPKAAPSAQPVAASAPITMGSVGGQQRAGTTYFGS, encoded by the coding sequence ATGAAGCGCACCCTTATTACTTCGGCTTTGGTTTCCGCAATGCTGGCTGTTTCGGCCGGTTCGGCTTTCGCCAGCGATGCATTCGACGGCCCCTCGGAATTCTCGTGGGTTCCGCAAACCAGCGCCCTGAGCCGCGCCCAGGTTCGTGACGAACTCATTCAGGCGCAGCAAGCCGGTCTCGTGGTGCAACACGACGCCGTCTACCCGAAGGCAGCGCCGAGCGCACAGCCGGTCGCAGCCAGCGCCCCGATCACGATGGGCTCGGTGGGCGGTCAGCAACGTGCCGGCACGACCTACTTCGGTTCGTAA
- a CDS encoding autotransporter outer membrane beta-barrel domain-containing protein — translation MTHAKHERLPRRHPVATAASLVFLLAGAAGAAHAQTYPLPEIVSGTTLTYEQYYDGNVVPVGVIQGSVTIHPVPPYPAQLGGAGIAVFRGASVTINPNLGTPGVVSVTSDYRAGAPNDALYIANGTVNIVASQAGVLLTGVGDQVQGVYMPQSSLGNSLLSGANVTIVTTGLDADGIRAYGASSTINLRDTSITVNGQGSWGVRSWGGSNITLTNSTVTSNGAVGSGAGGVQVFNGSIATINGNSTISTAVAGNLGLNAESGGTLNTNTDPNTPGTVTVSTTSAGSHAVRIGTANGNLNRLSLSTTQNSTYGLLVNGTSTVTGSQVAVNTRGTSAYGMWISGSTTATLNVGSITTQGQTAYGLLSGSGAATVNLSDFAIATHGTQAYGIYAWTGSTTNFAGGSITTDQASTYGIYANAGTVNLLRSSASGAGTSITTAGTNAYAVRIQNGGMFNATGAAIRATGAGTAAIVFDAPQAITGIQTPPPTPGLPTLPATTPLLPSTDPAPPFAIVTPVPAAPTDLGSDVPSPVLTAVSRAGIAAPPRAGGYNMTLQDTTVTSDNGVALWIYGGIANVNLTNSTLSGGGGAINASARSGLGATLNLDASHSTITGRIYTDNSSTSVVNLSNNSVWQVTGSSNVTELNNANSLIDFPVTALLTSAPTSQGSYRNVTIGNGYTGGSGTVALNTYLNEGGALSNQYTDRLLIQGSASGTTTLRIRPTTGSPGALTSLNGVINNHEGISLVQVAGASTFNAFSLAGGYVVAPNSPYEYRLYAYGPGSAHGTADPTQNLVGTGAGYWDYRLQSAYVSPGGEVDPEGPGNPGGGVDEPVPPDARREVAPQVASYLSAPAAFLQAGMTDIDSLHRRLGEVRDDRILGRDRGPGEMFMRGYGGSFKYRSNQSFQAFGYDMNADYGAIQIGGNLFKHFTDNGTWRFGAAGSMGWLHYEPTAIDGPSTTRASVYRLYGYGTYQSQQGWYVDGIASVGWFNGRTTTDARGEVAPMRGNSYAASIEAGYPLALAYGMNLEPQLQFVGQHLGFDNVTDADGLSVNIGSQNQFTGRLGMRLTRPFDVSTGRITPYFGFDVIHAFVGGTSVQVSDAMFQTGKYGDSMMFSLGVNSVQGASFSLYGRVSYQKSFGTGGMRGVLVNVGAKYAF, via the coding sequence GTGACTCACGCCAAGCACGAACGCTTGCCCCGTCGTCATCCCGTTGCGACGGCTGCATCTTTGGTCTTCCTTCTCGCGGGTGCCGCCGGTGCGGCGCACGCACAGACCTATCCGCTCCCCGAAATCGTTTCGGGAACCACGCTCACTTACGAACAGTATTACGACGGCAACGTCGTACCGGTCGGCGTCATTCAGGGGAGTGTGACGATTCACCCCGTACCGCCCTATCCCGCGCAACTCGGCGGTGCGGGGATCGCGGTGTTTCGCGGTGCGAGCGTCACGATCAATCCGAATCTCGGCACGCCCGGCGTTGTGTCGGTGACATCTGACTACCGTGCGGGCGCGCCGAACGACGCGCTTTACATCGCGAACGGCACGGTCAATATCGTCGCGAGTCAGGCGGGTGTGTTGTTGACGGGCGTCGGCGATCAGGTGCAGGGCGTCTACATGCCTCAATCGTCGCTGGGCAACTCGCTACTGAGCGGTGCCAACGTGACCATTGTCACCACGGGCCTGGACGCCGACGGCATACGTGCCTACGGCGCATCGTCGACCATCAATCTACGCGATACGTCGATTACCGTGAACGGTCAGGGCAGTTGGGGCGTGCGTTCCTGGGGCGGCAGTAACATCACACTCACGAACTCGACGGTAACGTCGAATGGTGCTGTCGGCTCGGGCGCGGGCGGTGTGCAGGTGTTCAATGGCTCCATCGCCACCATCAACGGTAATTCGACCATCTCCACAGCGGTGGCGGGCAATCTCGGACTGAACGCGGAGTCCGGCGGCACGCTGAACACGAACACTGATCCCAACACCCCCGGCACGGTGACCGTCAGCACGACCAGCGCGGGCAGCCACGCCGTGCGCATCGGCACGGCGAACGGCAACCTGAACCGGTTGAGCCTCTCGACCACGCAGAACTCGACTTACGGCTTGCTCGTGAACGGCACGTCGACCGTCACCGGATCGCAGGTCGCGGTGAACACGCGAGGCACCTCCGCCTACGGCATGTGGATTTCGGGCAGCACAACGGCCACGCTGAACGTCGGTTCGATCACCACGCAGGGGCAGACGGCCTACGGTTTGCTTTCCGGCAGCGGCGCGGCGACGGTGAATCTCTCCGACTTCGCCATCGCCACGCACGGCACGCAGGCCTACGGCATTTATGCGTGGACGGGCAGCACGACCAACTTCGCCGGTGGCTCCATCACGACCGATCAGGCGAGCACGTACGGCATCTACGCCAATGCGGGGACGGTCAACCTGCTGCGCAGCAGCGCGAGCGGCGCGGGAACGTCGATCACCACGGCGGGGACGAACGCGTACGCCGTGCGTATCCAGAACGGCGGCATGTTCAATGCGACCGGCGCGGCGATACGCGCCACGGGCGCTGGCACGGCCGCCATCGTGTTTGACGCGCCGCAGGCCATCACCGGTATTCAGACACCGCCACCGACGCCGGGTTTGCCGACCTTGCCTGCGACGACGCCGTTGCTCCCGTCGACCGATCCAGCCCCGCCATTCGCCATCGTCACGCCGGTCCCCGCCGCGCCCACGGATCTCGGCAGCGATGTGCCGTCGCCCGTGCTGACCGCCGTATCACGCGCGGGCATCGCCGCGCCACCGCGCGCGGGTGGCTACAACATGACCTTGCAGGACACGACGGTGACGTCGGACAACGGGGTCGCGTTGTGGATCTACGGCGGCATCGCCAACGTTAATCTGACGAACTCGACGCTGAGCGGTGGCGGCGGTGCGATCAATGCTTCTGCGAGGTCCGGTCTCGGCGCGACGCTCAATCTCGACGCCAGCCACTCGACCATTACGGGGCGCATTTACACGGACAACAGCAGCACGTCGGTCGTCAACCTGAGCAACAACAGCGTCTGGCAGGTGACGGGATCGTCCAACGTCACCGAGCTGAACAACGCCAACAGCCTGATCGATTTTCCGGTGACGGCGCTGCTCACTTCCGCGCCGACCAGTCAGGGGTCGTATCGCAACGTGACGATTGGCAACGGCTATACGGGCGGTAGTGGCACGGTCGCACTCAACACATATCTGAACGAAGGCGGTGCGCTATCGAATCAATACACCGACCGTCTGCTGATTCAAGGCAGCGCGAGCGGCACGACAACGCTGCGTATCAGACCGACGACAGGCAGTCCGGGCGCGCTGACGTCGCTCAATGGGGTCATCAACAACCACGAAGGGATTTCGCTGGTGCAGGTGGCAGGCGCATCGACGTTCAACGCGTTCAGCCTGGCGGGTGGCTATGTCGTGGCTCCGAATTCGCCTTACGAATACAGGCTTTACGCCTACGGTCCCGGTTCGGCACACGGGACGGCCGACCCGACGCAGAACCTTGTCGGCACCGGCGCGGGCTATTGGGACTACCGGTTGCAGAGCGCCTATGTATCACCCGGAGGGGAGGTCGATCCCGAGGGGCCGGGCAACCCCGGGGGCGGTGTCGACGAGCCAGTGCCGCCGGACGCGCGGCGTGAAGTGGCGCCGCAGGTGGCGTCTTATCTGAGCGCGCCAGCCGCTTTCCTGCAAGCAGGGATGACGGACATCGACTCGTTGCACCGGCGTCTGGGCGAAGTGCGCGACGACCGGATTCTCGGCCGCGATCGCGGACCGGGCGAGATGTTCATGCGTGGCTATGGCGGCAGCTTCAAGTACCGCTCCAACCAGAGCTTTCAGGCGTTCGGCTACGACATGAACGCCGACTACGGTGCGATTCAGATCGGCGGCAATCTCTTCAAACACTTCACCGACAACGGCACGTGGCGCTTCGGCGCGGCGGGCTCGATGGGATGGCTGCATTACGAGCCGACCGCCATCGACGGGCCGAGTACCACGCGCGCCAGCGTCTATCGTCTGTATGGCTATGGAACGTACCAAAGTCAGCAGGGCTGGTACGTCGACGGCATCGCGTCGGTCGGCTGGTTCAATGGGCGCACGACGACCGACGCGCGCGGTGAAGTCGCGCCAATGCGAGGCAACAGCTACGCGGCGTCCATCGAGGCCGGGTATCCGCTGGCGCTGGCGTATGGCATGAATCTGGAGCCGCAGTTGCAGTTCGTTGGCCAGCACCTTGGCTTCGACAATGTGACCGATGCCGACGGACTTTCCGTGAACATCGGCTCACAGAACCAGTTCACCGGTCGGCTTGGCATGCGGCTCACGCGTCCCTTCGATGTCAGCACCGGACGCATCACGCCGTACTTCGGGTTCGACGTCATCCATGCGTTTGTGGGTGGCACCAGCGTTCAGGTCAGTGACGCAATGTTCCAGACCGGAAAGTACGGCGACTCGATGATGTTCTCGCTCGGGGTGAACAGTGTGCAGGGCGCGAGCTTTTCGCTGTACGGCCGTGTGTCGTATCAGAAGAGCTTCGGCACGGGCGGCATGCGCGGCGTGCTCGTGAACGTCGGCGCGAAATACGCTTTCTGA